Proteins from one Nakamurella multipartita DSM 44233 genomic window:
- a CDS encoding glycosyltransferase family 4 protein encodes MKVGLVCPYSFDIPGGVQAHVADLARTLIGLGHQVSVLAPGDDDAPTELPEFLVPAGRSMPIKYNGSVARLSFGPMSYTRVRRWIRAGHFDVLHVHEPVAPSLSMLALMVADGPIVATFHTANPRSRMLVAFQGVLQPFLEKITGRIAVSEPARQVQVEHLGGDAVIIPNGVDVQFFAQSEPLPGYPRAGGTIGFVGRYDEPRKGMPVLLEALRLMVPTRPDLQLLVAGGGDEKELLQDAGPELAPHLRLLGRVSDPDKAAMLRSLDIYCAPNIGGESFGIILTEAMSAGTPVVASDLDAFERVLDGGIAGVLSPVGDPVALAGALSRVLDDPGRRAVLAAQGRRVVASYDWPVVAATVVKVYETVIAADPRAVVEAD; translated from the coding sequence ATGAAGGTCGGCCTGGTCTGCCCCTACTCCTTCGACATCCCCGGCGGGGTGCAGGCCCACGTGGCCGACCTGGCCCGGACCCTGATCGGCCTGGGGCACCAGGTCAGCGTGCTGGCCCCCGGGGATGACGACGCGCCGACCGAGCTGCCCGAGTTCCTGGTCCCGGCCGGGCGCAGCATGCCGATCAAGTACAACGGCTCGGTCGCCCGGCTGTCCTTCGGGCCGATGTCCTACACCCGGGTCCGGCGCTGGATCCGGGCCGGCCACTTCGACGTGCTGCACGTGCACGAGCCGGTCGCCCCCAGCCTGTCCATGCTGGCGCTGATGGTCGCCGACGGCCCGATCGTGGCCACCTTCCACACCGCGAACCCGCGCTCGCGGATGCTGGTCGCGTTCCAGGGGGTGCTGCAGCCGTTCCTGGAGAAGATCACCGGGCGGATCGCGGTCAGCGAACCGGCCCGGCAGGTGCAGGTCGAGCACCTGGGCGGGGACGCGGTGATCATCCCCAACGGCGTCGACGTGCAGTTCTTCGCCCAGTCGGAGCCGCTGCCGGGGTACCCGCGGGCCGGCGGCACGATCGGGTTCGTCGGCCGGTACGACGAGCCGCGCAAGGGCATGCCGGTGCTGCTGGAGGCACTGCGGCTGATGGTGCCGACCCGGCCCGACCTGCAGCTGCTGGTGGCCGGCGGCGGCGACGAGAAGGAGCTGCTCCAGGACGCCGGCCCCGAGCTGGCCCCGCACCTGCGGTTGCTCGGCCGGGTCAGCGACCCGGACAAGGCGGCCATGCTGCGGTCGCTGGACATCTACTGCGCGCCCAACATCGGCGGCGAGAGCTTCGGCATCATCCTGACCGAGGCGATGAGCGCCGGCACCCCGGTGGTGGCCAGCGACCTGGACGCGTTCGAACGGGTTCTGGACGGCGGGATCGCCGGCGTGCTCAGCCCGGTCGGCGACCCGGTCGCGCTGGCCGGGGCGCTGTCCCGGGTGCTCGACGACCCGGGCCGGCGGGCCGTGCTGGCCGCCCAGGGCCGCCGGGTGGTGGCCTCCTACGACTGGCCGGTGGTCGCCGCGACCGTGGTCAAGGTCTACGAGACGGTGATCGCCGCCGACCCGCGGGCGGTCGTCGAGGCCGACTGA
- a CDS encoding DUF3048 domain-containing protein, whose protein sequence is MGRSTRIIALASAALLSAAVLAGCSTGSLAEPSSSPPSSSASPSPSPSPTPSPTPTPTPTPTPEPPPAPPPVDALTGGAVNEGPVIAVKIDNTSAGLPQYGIASADITYVEQVEGGLTRLMPVFHTTLPDNVGPVRSVRTTDAELLPAFGVPALVFSGGGGVPLEAIANTPVIQVAEEQGAGGFWRSGSNAPFNLHSNLTQVLANTSGLSPARSIGFAFAATDPRVDAAPSAGGVDVQFQAARMGFSWTGSNYRVIRQGTPLEDAGGTPVVADNVLIQNVDFEPDGEFDSVGSPSYISHTIGSGSFTLFRDGKALTGTWSRPALDQPFQFLDGAGQPVPFKPGQTWVALVPGSASVEQS, encoded by the coding sequence GTGGGCCGATCGACGCGGATCATTGCCCTGGCGTCGGCGGCGCTGCTCAGCGCCGCCGTGCTGGCCGGTTGCTCGACCGGGTCGCTGGCCGAACCCAGCTCCTCGCCCCCGAGTTCGTCCGCGTCGCCGAGCCCCAGCCCGTCGCCGACCCCCAGCCCGACCCCGACGCCGACGCCCACGCCGACCCCGGAGCCACCGCCGGCCCCGCCGCCGGTCGACGCGCTGACCGGCGGCGCGGTCAACGAGGGCCCGGTGATCGCCGTCAAGATCGACAACACCTCGGCCGGGCTGCCCCAGTACGGCATCGCCAGCGCCGACATCACCTACGTCGAGCAGGTCGAGGGCGGCCTGACCCGGTTGATGCCGGTGTTCCACACCACCCTGCCGGACAACGTGGGCCCGGTGCGCAGCGTGCGCACCACCGACGCCGAGCTGTTGCCCGCGTTCGGGGTGCCCGCCCTGGTCTTCTCCGGCGGCGGCGGGGTCCCGCTGGAGGCGATCGCCAACACCCCGGTGATCCAGGTCGCCGAGGAGCAGGGGGCCGGCGGGTTCTGGCGGTCGGGCAGCAACGCCCCGTTCAACCTGCACAGCAACCTGACCCAGGTGCTGGCCAACACCTCGGGCCTGAGCCCGGCCCGCAGCATCGGCTTCGCCTTTGCCGCCACCGACCCCCGGGTCGACGCCGCGCCGTCGGCCGGCGGGGTGGACGTGCAGTTCCAGGCCGCCCGGATGGGCTTTTCCTGGACCGGCTCGAACTACCGGGTGATCCGGCAGGGCACCCCGCTCGAGGACGCCGGCGGGACCCCGGTGGTCGCCGACAACGTGCTGATCCAGAACGTGGACTTCGAGCCGGACGGGGAGTTCGACTCGGTCGGCTCGCCGTCCTACATCTCGCACACCATCGGTTCCGGCTCGTTCACCCTGTTCCGGGACGGCAAGGCGCTCACCGGGACCTGGAGCCGGCCCGCGCTGGACCAGCCGTTCCAGTTCCTGGACGGGGCCGGGCAGCCGGTGCCGTTCAAGCCCGGGCAGACCTGGGTCGCCCTGGTGCCGGGGTCGGCCAGCGTCGAGCAGTCCTGA
- a CDS encoding NUDIX hydrolase, protein MTTTIVVLLVVLLLIAALRLWLTANRLDRLHVRTEAAWSALEGALSRRVVAARAVAATGGLPPAQADELRRVADAADRADRAHRADAENDLARVLSLLPPPNEEHLAAELADANERVLLARRFYNDAVRDTRALRSVWFTRIFGLAGRAALPDYFEITESSAKAEPGAVAAPVRRTAARVLLVDDRARVLLLSGTDPKVGSRWWITPGGGVEGQEPLVQTAVRELAEETGLQLQPAELIGPVWRRVARFHFTGVDYEQTEFYFAASFVTAAPGGADRSPPAFDASGHTNDERLTLTGQRWWTGEELRSTGEDVYPRQLATRLPDVVAALQGCDDVGTVDVD, encoded by the coding sequence GTGACGACCACGATCGTGGTGTTGCTGGTGGTGCTGCTGCTCATCGCCGCGCTGCGCCTGTGGCTCACCGCGAACCGGCTGGACCGCCTGCACGTGCGCACCGAGGCCGCCTGGTCGGCCCTGGAGGGGGCGCTGTCCCGGCGGGTGGTGGCCGCCCGCGCGGTCGCCGCGACCGGGGGACTGCCGCCCGCACAGGCCGACGAGCTGCGCCGGGTCGCCGACGCCGCCGACCGCGCCGATCGCGCGCACCGGGCGGACGCGGAGAACGATCTGGCCCGGGTGCTCAGCCTGCTCCCGCCGCCGAACGAGGAACATCTGGCCGCCGAGCTGGCCGACGCCAACGAGCGGGTGCTGCTGGCCCGCCGTTTCTACAACGACGCGGTCCGCGACACCCGGGCGCTGCGCTCGGTCTGGTTCACCCGGATCTTCGGGCTGGCCGGCCGGGCCGCGCTGCCCGACTACTTCGAGATCACCGAGTCCAGCGCCAAGGCCGAACCCGGCGCGGTCGCCGCCCCGGTGCGGCGCACGGCCGCGCGGGTGCTGCTGGTCGACGACCGGGCGCGGGTGCTGCTGCTCTCGGGCACCGACCCCAAGGTCGGCTCCCGCTGGTGGATCACCCCCGGCGGCGGCGTCGAGGGTCAGGAACCGTTGGTGCAGACGGCGGTCCGTGAACTGGCCGAGGAGACCGGCCTGCAGCTGCAGCCGGCCGAGCTGATCGGACCGGTGTGGCGGCGGGTCGCCCGGTTCCACTTCACCGGCGTGGACTACGAGCAGACCGAGTTCTACTTCGCGGCGTCCTTTGTCACCGCCGCGCCGGGTGGGGCCGACCGATCCCCGCCCGCGTTCGACGCGTCCGGCCACACCAACGACGAGCGGCTCACCCTGACCGGCCAGCGCTGGTGGACCGGCGAGGAGCTGCGCAGCACCGGCGAGGACGTCTACCCCCGCCAGCTGGCCACCCGCCTGCCCGACGTCGTCGCGGCGCTGCAGGGCTGCGACGACGTCGGGACCGTCGACGTCGACTGA